The Vidua chalybeata isolate OUT-0048 chromosome 21, bVidCha1 merged haplotype, whole genome shotgun sequence genome contains a region encoding:
- the CAMSAP1 gene encoding calmodulin-regulated spectrin-associated protein 1 isoform X3, with protein MVDVDVCAGGDSTRRKMDALTDSAVEIVPLELYDSARAKIAANLQWICAKAYGIDNVPEELKDPFYIDQYEQEHIKPPVIKLLLSSELYCRVCSLILKGDQVAALQGHQSVIQALSRKGIYVMESDDTPVSESDLGSAPIKMSSHMAMIDALMMAYTVEMISIEKVVASVKRFSTFSASKELPYDLEDAMVFWINKVNLKMREITEKEIKLKQQLMESPGHQKSPSKWYWKLVPVRYRRDHLSSRQLPYFPVLEDLMKDGSDGAALLAVIHYYCPEQMKLDDICLKEVTSIADSLYNIQLLREFSNEYLNKCFYLTLEDMLYAPLVLKPNVMVFIAELFWWFENVKPDFVQPRDIQEIKDVKAVMQQKSSRPPVPISNATKRSFLATPASPSPAELQPPAQAAPEACSRYYLHPEEPDYLGKGGSPAFSPSHPLLPLRQKQQKSLQGEDSPGHRHRSNSLTRVDGQPRGAVLAWPEKKPRPLSQPTPFALHHSASTDVDPGSGDSISLARSISKDSLASNIVNVTPKNQPHPPSVKANGKSLLNNVEMEDEDEELIAIIRSEERPNRGDPEVQNAAARAPSIAAAAWSPKTNSDPSDSKPESFYLEPLMPAVLKPAKEKQVINKEDECGEGKQRSFVTKRLNEGHLSLVRKKATSSHGEHDLNRTFTPISSSDFTPVADPSSADAMALGEAGVEASRPLASSSLDPSSQELSTGGFFLHAAKPDDEVTSKVNVSYGKGLSLHVQDTTWTMVRQDSEPDLLDMEDADQDLVAIDNHPIVSKYIGEEESAKLQEDMKVKEHEDKDDASGRSSPCLSTISQVSSVSMASGSVRMTSFAERKLQRLNSYETKSSTSSSQKTTPDGSESCPAPLTTWKQKREQSPNRQNKDNVNLLASELVQLHMQLEEKRRAIEAQKKKMEALSARQRLKLGKAAFLHVVKKGKSPDGPQPLKPEHFAKEYSRHNGEDLDEVSLGSKSEEFLVKEEEREEMLNDSQEVAKVKMQESLAFAEQHKPKDPAAIHDLEKSKIISVALLEDNVTEADINECDLSIEKLNETISTLQQAILKISQQQELLMKSPTVPSPGSRSNSQDQKVKPSIHFVEPLSPTGMNSLRKPPRLGQGRTPRPGRPSELKVPKDRQQNSARVKTPTPSLENLPHLRPFPPNSLAKTPTEVGLESSPDHGSGSQEKCFFDTYRLHDESNQRALVLSTSKDANILSEMSKEVNNSFKETGLNSSDGSGKENVPVDEPLRSKANLIEVDLSDLKAPDEGELENQDSSTDLISEGDQKSGVGFFFKDEQKAEDELAKKRAAFLLKQQRKAEEARLRKQQLEAEVEQKRDEARRKAEEDRIRKEEEKARRELIKQEYLRKKQQQILEEQGLGKPKSKPKKPRPKSVHREESYSDSGTKCSSTPDNLSSAQSGSSLSLASAATTEPESVHSGGTPSQRVESMESLPILSRNPSRNTERDWENASTASSIASVAEYTGPKLFKEPSSKSNKPIIHNAISHCCLAGKVNEPHKNSILEELEKCDANHYIILFRDAGCQFRALYCYYPDTEEIYKLTGTGPKSITKKMIDKLYKYSSDRKQFNVIPAKTMSVSVDALTIHNHLWQAKRPAVPKKSQTRK; from the exons atGGTGGATGTTGATGTTTGTGCGGGTGGAGATAGtaccagaagaaaaatggatGCTCTGACAGATAGTGCAGTTGAGATTGTCCCTTTGGAGCTCTACGATTCAGCCAGAGCAAAAATAGCTGCTAATCTACAATGGATCTGTGCTAAAGCCTACGGAATAG ACAACGTCCCGGAGGAGCTGAAGGACCCGTTCTACATCGACCAGTACGAGCAGGAGCACATCAAACCCCCTGTGATcaaactgctgctctccagcgAGCTCTACTGCCGCGTCTGCAGCCTCATCCTCAAGGGGGATCaggtggctgctctgcagggacaccagTCCGTGATCCAGGCGCTGTCTCGGAAGGGGATTTACGTCATGGAGAGCGATGATACACCTGTGTCTGAATCTGATCTGGGCTCTGCACCAATCAAAATG agtTCTCATATGGCAATGATTGATGCTCTTATGATGGCCTACACTGTAGAAATGATCAGCATTGAGAAGGTGGTTGCCAGTGTCAAGCGTTTCTCTACATTCAGTGCCTCAAAAGAACTGCCCTATGATTTGGAGGATGCCATGGTTTTCTGGATTAACAAG GTGAACCTTAAAATGAGAGAGATAACAGAGaaagagattaaattaaaacaacaacTAATGGAAAGTCCAGGGCATCAAAAG TCTCCTTCCAAATGGTATTGGAAATTAGTACCT GTGCGTTACAGAAGGGACCACCTCTCCAGCAGGCAGTTACCCTATTTCCCTGTGCTGGAAGATCTGATGAAGGATGGTAGCGATGGTGCTGCTCTTCTAGCTGTGATTCACTATTACTGTCCAGAGCAAATGAAACTGGATG atATCTGTTTGAAGGAGGTGACATCAATTGCAGACAGCCTCTATAACATTCAGCTCTTGAGAGAATTCTCAAATGAGTACCTAAACAAATGCTTTTACCTCACCTTGGAGGACATGTTGTATGCTCCTTTGGTTTTAAAG cctAATGTCATGGTGTTCATTGCAGAACTCTTCTGGTGGTTTGAGAATGTCAAACCAGACTTTGTACAACCAAGAGATATCCAGGAAATAAAAGATG TCAAGGCAGTGATGCAGCAGAAGAGCAGCCGGCCCCCTGTCCCCATTTCCAACGCCACCAAGCGCAGTTTCCTGGCCactccagccagccccagcccagcagagctgcagcccccagcccaggcagcccctGAGGCCTGCAGCAGGTACTACCTGCACCCCGAGGAGCCTGACTACCT TGGCAAAGGAGGAAGCCCTGCCTTCAGCCCTTCCCATCCACTGCTCCCTTTGAggcaaaagcaacaaaaatctTTACAGGGAGAAGACAGCCCTG GCCATCGGCACCGTTCGAATTCTCTGACCCGTGTTGATGGGCAGCCACGAGGGGCAGTCCTGGCATGGCCAGAGAAGAAACCCAG GCCTCTGTCTCAGCCAACACCATTTGCCCTTCATCATTCTGCCAGTACTGATGTGGACCCTGGCTCTGGTGACAGCATTAGCCTGGCCAGGTCCATCAGCAAGGACAGTCTTGCTTCCAACATTGTCAATGTaacccccaaaaatcagccccaCCCTCCATCGGTGAAAGCTAACGGGAAGAGCTTGCTGAACAACGTAGAAATggaggatgaagatgaagagCTCATTGCAATCATCAGATCTGAAGAAAGGCCAAACCGTGGTGACCCTGAGGTGCAGAACGCAGCAGCCAGGGCGCCCAGCATAGCGGCCGCAGCGTGGTCTCCAAAAACAAACAGCGACCCTTCAGACAGCAAACCCGAGAGTTTTTACCTGGAGCCTTTAATGCCTGCAGTCCTGAAACCAGCCAAGGAAAAACAGGTCATCAACAAAGAGGATGAGTGTGGGGAGGGGAAACAGAGGAGTTTTGTAACAAAGAGGTTAAATGAAGGACACTTGTCTTTGGTCCGCAAGAAAGCGACGAGCAGTCATGGTGAGCATGACCTCAATAGGACTTTTACTCCAATTTCTAGCTCTGATTTCACTCCAGTTGCAGATCCCAGTTCTGCAGATGCAATGGCCCTGGGGGAAGCAGGTGTAGAAGCTTCCAGACCTTTGGCTAGTAGCAGTTTAGATCCTTCCTCTCAGGAGCTGTCCACTGGAGGATTCTTTCTTCATGCTGCTAAACCTGATGATGAGGTAACAAGTAAAGTCAATGTGAGTTACGGGAAAGGTCTCAGCTTGCACGTTCAGGATACCACCTGGACCATGGTGAGACAGGACTCGGAGCCGGATCTCTTGGACATGGAAGATGCTGACCAGGACTTGGTGGCCATAGACAACCATCCTATAGTCTCTAAATACATTGGTGAGGAGGAATCTGCCAAGCTGCAGGAGGACATGAAGGTGAAGGAACACGAGGACAAGGACGACGCCAGCGGCcgctccagcccctgcctgaGCACCATTTCCCAGGTGAGCAGCGTGTCCATGGCCAGCGGCAGTGTCCGCATGACCAGCTTTGCAgagaggaagctgcagaggcTCAACAGCTACGAGACCAAGTCCAGCACGAGTAGTtcccaaaaaaccaccccagaTGGGTCAGAAAGCTGCCCAGCACCGCTGACCACGTGGAAACAAAAGCGAGAGCAGAGCCCCAACAGGCAGAACAAAGACAATGTTAATCTTTTAGCTTCGGAGCTGGTGCAGCTCCACatgcagctggaggagaaacGCAGGGCCATAGAGGCTCAGAAGAAGAAGATGGAAGCCTTATCAGCAAGGCAGAGACTAAAATTGGGCAAGGCAGCTTTCCTGCACGTTGTTAAAAAAGGGAAGTCTCCCGATGGTCCACAACCTCTTAAACCAGAACACTTCGCAAAAGAATATTCCCGGCACAATGGGGAAGATTTAGATGAAGTTTCTTTGGGTTCCAAATCTGAGGAGTTTCTTGtgaaagaggaggagagagaagaaatgctGAACGATTCTCAAGAAGTagcaaaagtaaaaatgcagGAAAGCTTGGCTTTTGCTGAGCAACACAAACCAAAAGACCCTGCTGCTATACACGATttagaaaaaagtaaaattatttctgttgccCTCCTAGAAGACAACGTGACTGAAGCAGATATAAATGAATGTGATCTTTCTATCGAGAAGCTGAATGAAACAATCAGCACCCTGCAGCAGGCCATCTTAAAGAtatcccagcagcaggagctgctcatgAAATCTCCAACAGTGCCATCCCCAGGAAGCAGAAGTAACTCTCAGGACCAAAAGGTGAAACCTTCGATTCATTTTGTTGAGCCCCTGTCTCCAACTGGAATGAACAGCCTGCGGAAACCGCCGCGGCTTGGCCAAGGAAGGACTCCCCGGCCAGGAAGGCCTTCAGAGCTGAAAGTCCCAAAGGACAGGCAGCAGAATTCAGCACGTGTTAAAACCCCAACGCCCAGCCTAGAAAACCTTCCACATCTGAGACCTTTCCCACCCAATAGCTTGGCAAAGACACCCACGGAAGTGGGACTGGAAAGCAGCCCTGATCATGGAAGTGGTTCCCAAGAGAAGTGTTTCTTTGATACCTATAGACTTCATGATGAGAGCAATCAAAGGGCACTTGTTCTCTCCACCTCCAAAGATGCAAATATTCTGTCTGAAATGAGCAAAGAGGTGAATAACAGCTTCAAGGAAACAGGGTTGAATTCTTCTGATGgctcaggaaaagaaaatgtcccAGTGGATGAGCCCCTGAGAAGCAAGGCTAATCTCATTGAAGTAGATTTGTCTGACTTAAAAGCTCCAGATGAAGGAGAACTTGAAAACCAGGATAGCTCCACAGATTTGATTAGTGAAGGTGATCAGAAGtctggtgtgggttttttcttcaag GATGAACAGAAGGCAGAGGATGAGCTGGCCAAAAAGCGCGCAGCGTTCCTCCTGAAACAGCAGCGCAAGGCCGAGGAGGCTCGGCTGcggaagcagcagctggaggctgagGTGGAACAAAAAAGGGATGAAGCTCG CCGCAAAGCTGAGGAGGACCGGATACggaaagaagaggagaaggctcGGCGAGAACTCATCAAGCAGGAATATCtaaggaaaaaacagcagcagatttTGGAGGAGCAAGGCCTTGGGAAGCCCAAATCCAAGCCCAAAAAACCCAGGCCAAAGTCGGTCCATCGTGAGGAATCTTACAGTGATTCAGGCACCAAGTGTTCTTCCACAC CTGATAATTTGAGCAGTGCTCAGTCTGGTTCCAGTCTGTCTTTGGCCTCAGCAGCAACAACTGAGCCTGAAAGTGTTCACTCTGGTGGCACTCCCTCACAGAG AGTTGAATCAATGGAGTCCTTGCCCATTCTGAGCAGAAATCccagcagaaacacagagagagaCTGGGAGAATGCTTCCACAGCATCTTCTATTGCTTCAGTGGCAGAATACACAG GTCCAAAATTATTTAAGGAACCCAGCAGCAAATCCAACAAACCTATTATTCACAATGCTATATCTCACTGCTGTCTTGCTGGAAAAGTGAATGAACCACATAAGAACTCAATATTAGAG gagctggagaaatGTGATGCCAACCACTACATCATCTTGTTCCGCGACGCCGGCTGCCAGTTCCGAGCACTTTACTGCTACTACCCCGACACGGAGGAGATCTACAAGCTCACTGGGACAGGGCCAAAGAGCATCACCAAGAAAATGATTGATAAACTCTATAAGTACAGCTCGGACAGAAAACAGTTTAACGTgatcccagccaaaaccatgTCTGTGAGCGTGGATGCTCTCACCATCCACAACCACTTGTGGCAGGCCAAGCGACCCGCGGTGCCAAAGAAGAGCCAGACTCGGAAATGa
- the CAMSAP1 gene encoding calmodulin-regulated spectrin-associated protein 1 isoform X2: MPRGAAQSPRRPPRLRGCRRRPAMVDVDVCAGGDSTRRKMDALTDSAVEIVPLELYDSARAKIAANLQWICAKAYGIDNVPEELKDPFYIDQYEQEHIKPPVIKLLLSSELYCRVCSLILKGDQVAALQGHQSVIQALSRKGIYVMESDDTPVSESDLGSAPIKMSSHMAMIDALMMAYTVEMISIEKVVASVKRFSTFSASKELPYDLEDAMVFWINKVNLKMREITEKEIKLKQQLMESPGHQKVRYRRDHLSSRQLPYFPVLEDLMKDGSDGAALLAVIHYYCPEQMKLDDICLKEVTSIADSLYNIQLLREFSNEYLNKCFYLTLEDMLYAPLVLKPNVMVFIAELFWWFENVKPDFVQPRDIQEIKDVKAVMQQKSSRPPVPISNATKRSFLATPASPSPAELQPPAQAAPEACSRYYLHPEEPDYLGKGGSPAFSPSHPLLPLRQKQQKSLQGEDSPGHRHRSNSLTRVDGQPRGAVLAWPEKKPRPLSQPTPFALHHSASTDVDPGSGDSISLARSISKDSLASNIVNVTPKNQPHPPSVKANGKSLLNNVEMEDEDEELIAIIRSEERPNRGDPEVQNAAARAPSIAAAAWSPKTNSDPSDSKPESFYLEPLMPAVLKPAKEKQVINKEDECGEGKQRSFVTKRLNEGHLSLVRKKATSSHGEHDLNRTFTPISSSDFTPVADPSSADAMALGEAGVEASRPLASSSLDPSSQELSTGGFFLHAAKPDDEVTSKVNVSYGKGLSLHVQDTTWTMVRQDSEPDLLDMEDADQDLVAIDNHPIVSKYIGEEESAKLQEDMKVKEHEDKDDASGRSSPCLSTISQVSSVSMASGSVRMTSFAERKLQRLNSYETKSSTSSSQKTTPDGSESCPAPLTTWKQKREQSPNRQNKDNVNLLASELVQLHMQLEEKRRAIEAQKKKMEALSARQRLKLGKAAFLHVVKKGKSPDGPQPLKPEHFAKEYSRHNGEDLDEVSLGSKSEEFLVKEEEREEMLNDSQEVAKVKMQESLAFAEQHKPKDPAAIHDLEKSKIISVALLEDNVTEADINECDLSIEKLNETISTLQQAILKISQQQELLMKSPTVPSPGSRSNSQDQKVKPSIHFVEPLSPTGMNSLRKPPRLGQGRTPRPGRPSELKVPKDRQQNSARVKTPTPSLENLPHLRPFPPNSLAKTPTEVGLESSPDHGSGSQEKCFFDTYRLHDESNQRALVLSTSKDANILSEMSKEVNNSFKETGLNSSDGSGKENVPVDEPLRSKANLIEVDLSDLKAPDEGELENQDSSTDLISEGDQKSGVGFFFKDEQKAEDELAKKRAAFLLKQQRKAEEARLRKQQLEAEVEQKRDEARRKAEEDRIRKEEEKARRELIKQEYLRKKQQQILEEQGLGKPKSKPKKPRPKSVHREESYSDSGTKCSSTPDNLSSAQSGSSLSLASAATTEPESVHSGGTPSQRVESMESLPILSRNPSRNTERDWENASTASSIASVAEYTGPKLFKEPSSKSNKPIIHNAISHCCLAGKVNEPHKNSILEELEKCDANHYIILFRDAGCQFRALYCYYPDTEEIYKLTGTGPKSITKKMIDKLYKYSSDRKQFNVIPAKTMSVSVDALTIHNHLWQAKRPAVPKKSQTRK; the protein is encoded by the exons ATGCCACGgggagctgcccagagcccccGGCGACCCCCGAGGCTGCGAGGATGTCGACGGCGGCCGGCG atGGTGGATGTTGATGTTTGTGCGGGTGGAGATAGtaccagaagaaaaatggatGCTCTGACAGATAGTGCAGTTGAGATTGTCCCTTTGGAGCTCTACGATTCAGCCAGAGCAAAAATAGCTGCTAATCTACAATGGATCTGTGCTAAAGCCTACGGAATAG ACAACGTCCCGGAGGAGCTGAAGGACCCGTTCTACATCGACCAGTACGAGCAGGAGCACATCAAACCCCCTGTGATcaaactgctgctctccagcgAGCTCTACTGCCGCGTCTGCAGCCTCATCCTCAAGGGGGATCaggtggctgctctgcagggacaccagTCCGTGATCCAGGCGCTGTCTCGGAAGGGGATTTACGTCATGGAGAGCGATGATACACCTGTGTCTGAATCTGATCTGGGCTCTGCACCAATCAAAATG agtTCTCATATGGCAATGATTGATGCTCTTATGATGGCCTACACTGTAGAAATGATCAGCATTGAGAAGGTGGTTGCCAGTGTCAAGCGTTTCTCTACATTCAGTGCCTCAAAAGAACTGCCCTATGATTTGGAGGATGCCATGGTTTTCTGGATTAACAAG GTGAACCTTAAAATGAGAGAGATAACAGAGaaagagattaaattaaaacaacaacTAATGGAAAGTCCAGGGCATCAAAAG GTGCGTTACAGAAGGGACCACCTCTCCAGCAGGCAGTTACCCTATTTCCCTGTGCTGGAAGATCTGATGAAGGATGGTAGCGATGGTGCTGCTCTTCTAGCTGTGATTCACTATTACTGTCCAGAGCAAATGAAACTGGATG atATCTGTTTGAAGGAGGTGACATCAATTGCAGACAGCCTCTATAACATTCAGCTCTTGAGAGAATTCTCAAATGAGTACCTAAACAAATGCTTTTACCTCACCTTGGAGGACATGTTGTATGCTCCTTTGGTTTTAAAG cctAATGTCATGGTGTTCATTGCAGAACTCTTCTGGTGGTTTGAGAATGTCAAACCAGACTTTGTACAACCAAGAGATATCCAGGAAATAAAAGATG TCAAGGCAGTGATGCAGCAGAAGAGCAGCCGGCCCCCTGTCCCCATTTCCAACGCCACCAAGCGCAGTTTCCTGGCCactccagccagccccagcccagcagagctgcagcccccagcccaggcagcccctGAGGCCTGCAGCAGGTACTACCTGCACCCCGAGGAGCCTGACTACCT TGGCAAAGGAGGAAGCCCTGCCTTCAGCCCTTCCCATCCACTGCTCCCTTTGAggcaaaagcaacaaaaatctTTACAGGGAGAAGACAGCCCTG GCCATCGGCACCGTTCGAATTCTCTGACCCGTGTTGATGGGCAGCCACGAGGGGCAGTCCTGGCATGGCCAGAGAAGAAACCCAG GCCTCTGTCTCAGCCAACACCATTTGCCCTTCATCATTCTGCCAGTACTGATGTGGACCCTGGCTCTGGTGACAGCATTAGCCTGGCCAGGTCCATCAGCAAGGACAGTCTTGCTTCCAACATTGTCAATGTaacccccaaaaatcagccccaCCCTCCATCGGTGAAAGCTAACGGGAAGAGCTTGCTGAACAACGTAGAAATggaggatgaagatgaagagCTCATTGCAATCATCAGATCTGAAGAAAGGCCAAACCGTGGTGACCCTGAGGTGCAGAACGCAGCAGCCAGGGCGCCCAGCATAGCGGCCGCAGCGTGGTCTCCAAAAACAAACAGCGACCCTTCAGACAGCAAACCCGAGAGTTTTTACCTGGAGCCTTTAATGCCTGCAGTCCTGAAACCAGCCAAGGAAAAACAGGTCATCAACAAAGAGGATGAGTGTGGGGAGGGGAAACAGAGGAGTTTTGTAACAAAGAGGTTAAATGAAGGACACTTGTCTTTGGTCCGCAAGAAAGCGACGAGCAGTCATGGTGAGCATGACCTCAATAGGACTTTTACTCCAATTTCTAGCTCTGATTTCACTCCAGTTGCAGATCCCAGTTCTGCAGATGCAATGGCCCTGGGGGAAGCAGGTGTAGAAGCTTCCAGACCTTTGGCTAGTAGCAGTTTAGATCCTTCCTCTCAGGAGCTGTCCACTGGAGGATTCTTTCTTCATGCTGCTAAACCTGATGATGAGGTAACAAGTAAAGTCAATGTGAGTTACGGGAAAGGTCTCAGCTTGCACGTTCAGGATACCACCTGGACCATGGTGAGACAGGACTCGGAGCCGGATCTCTTGGACATGGAAGATGCTGACCAGGACTTGGTGGCCATAGACAACCATCCTATAGTCTCTAAATACATTGGTGAGGAGGAATCTGCCAAGCTGCAGGAGGACATGAAGGTGAAGGAACACGAGGACAAGGACGACGCCAGCGGCcgctccagcccctgcctgaGCACCATTTCCCAGGTGAGCAGCGTGTCCATGGCCAGCGGCAGTGTCCGCATGACCAGCTTTGCAgagaggaagctgcagaggcTCAACAGCTACGAGACCAAGTCCAGCACGAGTAGTtcccaaaaaaccaccccagaTGGGTCAGAAAGCTGCCCAGCACCGCTGACCACGTGGAAACAAAAGCGAGAGCAGAGCCCCAACAGGCAGAACAAAGACAATGTTAATCTTTTAGCTTCGGAGCTGGTGCAGCTCCACatgcagctggaggagaaacGCAGGGCCATAGAGGCTCAGAAGAAGAAGATGGAAGCCTTATCAGCAAGGCAGAGACTAAAATTGGGCAAGGCAGCTTTCCTGCACGTTGTTAAAAAAGGGAAGTCTCCCGATGGTCCACAACCTCTTAAACCAGAACACTTCGCAAAAGAATATTCCCGGCACAATGGGGAAGATTTAGATGAAGTTTCTTTGGGTTCCAAATCTGAGGAGTTTCTTGtgaaagaggaggagagagaagaaatgctGAACGATTCTCAAGAAGTagcaaaagtaaaaatgcagGAAAGCTTGGCTTTTGCTGAGCAACACAAACCAAAAGACCCTGCTGCTATACACGATttagaaaaaagtaaaattatttctgttgccCTCCTAGAAGACAACGTGACTGAAGCAGATATAAATGAATGTGATCTTTCTATCGAGAAGCTGAATGAAACAATCAGCACCCTGCAGCAGGCCATCTTAAAGAtatcccagcagcaggagctgctcatgAAATCTCCAACAGTGCCATCCCCAGGAAGCAGAAGTAACTCTCAGGACCAAAAGGTGAAACCTTCGATTCATTTTGTTGAGCCCCTGTCTCCAACTGGAATGAACAGCCTGCGGAAACCGCCGCGGCTTGGCCAAGGAAGGACTCCCCGGCCAGGAAGGCCTTCAGAGCTGAAAGTCCCAAAGGACAGGCAGCAGAATTCAGCACGTGTTAAAACCCCAACGCCCAGCCTAGAAAACCTTCCACATCTGAGACCTTTCCCACCCAATAGCTTGGCAAAGACACCCACGGAAGTGGGACTGGAAAGCAGCCCTGATCATGGAAGTGGTTCCCAAGAGAAGTGTTTCTTTGATACCTATAGACTTCATGATGAGAGCAATCAAAGGGCACTTGTTCTCTCCACCTCCAAAGATGCAAATATTCTGTCTGAAATGAGCAAAGAGGTGAATAACAGCTTCAAGGAAACAGGGTTGAATTCTTCTGATGgctcaggaaaagaaaatgtcccAGTGGATGAGCCCCTGAGAAGCAAGGCTAATCTCATTGAAGTAGATTTGTCTGACTTAAAAGCTCCAGATGAAGGAGAACTTGAAAACCAGGATAGCTCCACAGATTTGATTAGTGAAGGTGATCAGAAGtctggtgtgggttttttcttcaag GATGAACAGAAGGCAGAGGATGAGCTGGCCAAAAAGCGCGCAGCGTTCCTCCTGAAACAGCAGCGCAAGGCCGAGGAGGCTCGGCTGcggaagcagcagctggaggctgagGTGGAACAAAAAAGGGATGAAGCTCG CCGCAAAGCTGAGGAGGACCGGATACggaaagaagaggagaaggctcGGCGAGAACTCATCAAGCAGGAATATCtaaggaaaaaacagcagcagatttTGGAGGAGCAAGGCCTTGGGAAGCCCAAATCCAAGCCCAAAAAACCCAGGCCAAAGTCGGTCCATCGTGAGGAATCTTACAGTGATTCAGGCACCAAGTGTTCTTCCACAC CTGATAATTTGAGCAGTGCTCAGTCTGGTTCCAGTCTGTCTTTGGCCTCAGCAGCAACAACTGAGCCTGAAAGTGTTCACTCTGGTGGCACTCCCTCACAGAG AGTTGAATCAATGGAGTCCTTGCCCATTCTGAGCAGAAATCccagcagaaacacagagagagaCTGGGAGAATGCTTCCACAGCATCTTCTATTGCTTCAGTGGCAGAATACACAG GTCCAAAATTATTTAAGGAACCCAGCAGCAAATCCAACAAACCTATTATTCACAATGCTATATCTCACTGCTGTCTTGCTGGAAAAGTGAATGAACCACATAAGAACTCAATATTAGAG gagctggagaaatGTGATGCCAACCACTACATCATCTTGTTCCGCGACGCCGGCTGCCAGTTCCGAGCACTTTACTGCTACTACCCCGACACGGAGGAGATCTACAAGCTCACTGGGACAGGGCCAAAGAGCATCACCAAGAAAATGATTGATAAACTCTATAAGTACAGCTCGGACAGAAAACAGTTTAACGTgatcccagccaaaaccatgTCTGTGAGCGTGGATGCTCTCACCATCCACAACCACTTGTGGCAGGCCAAGCGACCCGCGGTGCCAAAGAAGAGCCAGACTCGGAAATGa